In Helianthus annuus cultivar XRQ/B chromosome 8, HanXRQr2.0-SUNRISE, whole genome shotgun sequence, a single genomic region encodes these proteins:
- the LOC110870361 gene encoding F-box/LRR-repeat protein 12, whose product MGVVSRKQSSCIMNLPDEHLYMIFEKLDSNLDRESFGLTCHRFLNIHDSSCKVLDLQHLSWLKNSSSGYIETHSCMIHRLLNRFRQLESLSLTWCEDVTDSGLVLLQKYGLQLRSIDLNSCTRITNVGFSSIASGCPSLSAINLSSSSIGDSGLEILTKSCNSLKKVSLGWCEKITDSGIQSLNQNCRQLRELRITGCSKINGIGSKGCSSTLASLEANCCVFATDLTEVLSGGGLEYLNIAFNDHIMGYGLAAIGSGVAANLKTLNLSGCSFVSDYVIIRISKGCPFLQEWNLASCKNITISGWESIGLYCQSLERIHVNGCLKLCGRGLLALGNGCKHLSVIYINNCPLITPSVIEFFMMQREDVEMKEPPTFLLRFVPGGWTFETLSQ is encoded by the coding sequence ATGGGTGTAGTTTCTAGAAAACAAAGCTCATGTATTATGAACCTTCCAGATGAGCATTTATATATGATCTTTGAAAAACTTGACTCTAATCTTGATCGGGAATCTTTCGGCCTAACTTGTCATCGTTTTCTTAATATTCATGATTCAAGTTGTAAGGTTTTGGACCTACAACACTTAAGTTGGTTAAAGAACTCCAGTAGTGGCTACATTGAAACCCATTCGTGTATGATTCATAGATTGCTCAACCGTTTTAGGCAATTAGAGTCATTGTCCCTAACTTGGTGTGAGGATGTCACTGATTCCGGTTTAGTTCTATTGCAAAAGTATGGCCTTCAATTGCGTTCTATTGATCTTAATTCTTGTACTCGAATCACCAATGTAGGATTTTCTTCTATTGCCTCTGGCTGTCCATCTTTGTCGGCTATTAATCTTTCTTCTAGTTCTATTGGAGACAGTGGATTAGAAATCTTAACAAAatcatgtaactctttgaaaaaGGTGAGTCTTGGTTGGTGTGAAAAGATAACTGACTCTGGTATTCAGTCTCTCAACCAGAATTGTCGTCAACTTAGAGAACTCCGAATAACAGGCTGTTCCAAAATTAATGGTATAGGCTCTAAAGGGTGTTCTTCCACCTTGGCTTCTTTGGAAGCCAATTGTTGTGTGTTTGCTACGGATTTGACTGAAGTTTTGAGTGGAGGGGGGCTCGAATATCTAAATATTGCTTTTAATGATCACATAATGGGATATGGACTTGCGGCCATCGGTTCAGGAGTTGCTGCAAATCTTAAAACCCTTAACTTGTCGGGGTGTAGTTTTGTTTCGGATTATGTTATCATACGAATCTCAAAAGGATGTCCGTTTCTACAAGAATGGAACTTGGCATCTTGTAAAAATATTACGATCTCTGGTTGGGAATCGATTGGATTGTATTGTCAAAGTTTGGAGAGAATCCACGTAAACGGTTGTTTGAAGCTCTGTGGTAGAGGATTACTAGCTCTCGGTAATGGCTGTAAACACCTATCTGTGATATACATAAATAACTGCCCGCTAATCACTCCATCTGTGATCGAATTCTTTATGATGCAAAGAGAAGATGTTGAGATGAAAGAACCGCCAACTTTTTTGTTGAGGTTTGTCCCGGGCGGTTGGACATTTGAAACACTCAGCCAGTAG